TTAATATAAACTAGGATAATTTCAAGTAGATTCACACCACAGCACTGGAGATGCACTTTGACATTTCACTCTTTCTCCAACAGGACGCAAGAGTGGTGAAACACTAGACATCAGTGCAGCTGTCTCTCTGGAGAAAGCCAAACCAAGTATGTTTTACCTGAAATATCAGTGCTGTTTTGACTCATTTCTGTTTCTCCACAGGCTCTAGTGTAGGACAGGAGAAATATCATTACAGTCAGAGCTTCTTACAGGAGCTGCTTGGTAATTGTAAATATACATGTACCATTAAAGCATTAGTtcagtttgaaatgaaaattagcccaagctttctCCCCCTTGATCCAACCTAGGcatactttttttctctctgatgaacacaatctgagaaatattaataaatatcctgactcatccaagctttataatggctgtGAATGGGATTGaggagtatgaagctgaagaacgTGCAGAGCCGTGtagagtacgtttatgatggatgatgtggatggagacactttcttcagcctCATACTCTTTGGTCCCGTTTACtgccattacaaagctgggAAGTGTCaggttatttattaatataactcagattgtgttcatcagaaagaagaaagtcaattacatgtaggatggcttgagggtgagtaaagattgggctaattttgttttgaaagtgaactaatcatttaggCTTGGTTTCACTGACAGGGCTTAGCCTTAGTTAGGATTAGGCCATAGTTCAATTGGGatatttaagtatattttataaaaatacattagaaaaaaaaaaacaaaaaaaaaaaaacattacattactggtgtgtatcaaaacaatggcactgacatatttaaaGATTTGTCcatacaagttgctttcagtttaaATAGTTCAAACCCCAACACCATCTGTTGTTATAATTATTCTAGCCTCAAATTATTGTTGGTCCAAAGGATCTATTGCTACTTGCAACAAACAGAGCCTGTTAGCAATTCTGTGAGATTATATTTGTTCTTACTAGACCTTGCTCTTCTGGAAGGGCCTTGATGTTACGTCGCATTAGCCAAGTGCATCTGCTATTAACTATAGGGCTGTGTCTGAAATGCCCCCCATACCcttatacaggtgctggtcatataattagaatatcatagctttggcactgtgtgcaggtgccaagtcctgttggaaaatgaaatctgcatctccataaagttggttgaagtgctctaaaacttcctggtatacggctgcgttgaccttggaccagtgttaatttcgttaaTGAAAACTATGACGAAAAATGTTCATTGACAACCTTTTTTTCCATGACTAAGACGAGATGATGAGAGACGACACCAATTTCATTTAACGATAACGTGACTAAAACTACACGTGCAACATTGTTAACGAAAAAAGACGAGATTGAAATGTGGCTAAAAGACTAAACCCTTTACCAAAATCACTCTTTTGAAATCACTTTTTGTTTTTGGCGAATAAAGGAGACAAAACATTACAGACTGTCTTTACGAGCAGTCACGCTTACGGTTGCCAGATTTCCAGAATTTAACCCCCCCAATCAGAGCTTTTCTGTTAAAAGAACACGTTTTACTTAATTGTTGCTATCTGGCAACCACGCACACACGCGCCCTCTCAACACTGAGGAAGAAGCACGGATGATCTGAAAACACAGACAAGTAAGATAAAGTTCAGCGCTCTTCATTTGAGATTTTCTACTTAAATTAAAGTGTCATTCAGTCAGTCTATAATGCACTTCTTGTTTACTGACTGAATCTGtgactagggctgcacgattaatcgcatgagattgtcatgcgtgtctcgtcagtaaagccggttctgtgattagcggtaaatgtccatcacctgctttcaaatggagcggcacataatatacagagccgtagttcgcggacaagctacgcaatatcgcgttcataatcgaaggcgattcatctgcaattatgaacgcgatattgcgtagcttgtgcGCAAACTACAGCTCTGTCTATTgagtgccgctccatttgaaagcaggtgatggacatttaccgctaatcacagaaccggctttactgacgagacacgcatgacaatctcatgcgattaatcgtgcagccctatctGTGACCAAAGTTTAGGCTGATAtccagcagtggttctcaaactgacGTACGCAAAAAGTGCCATTCATTTTATTCTACTCacttaaaataacatgaaaactGAACATGTATTTCTAGGAGGTAAAATGCAGTATATACACAACATtcaatcaaattacctcatcttTCGCGGTCAAAACTGACTGCACCCAAACAAGACAGCATCGTGCTACATTAGTGCTGTTCTCGacaataacattacctttgtgAAAGTAGGAATTATCACTTActagcatgaagaacaaatatagacacagactGCACGTAGatttaagtaaaaaacaaaacaaaaacatacccTTCTGCgagttactgtttttaatgttgatcatATTATACCAGCAAGAATATTTCccgaaaataatataatataatatataatttccctaatattgattttatacagttcaacaaacaaaagggtaatatgtacattttaaacagtattgtcagtatttttgctctattttgcaacgaaagccacagcagaactgcaGCACACAAGCTGTGTTTCATGAACGAatctgcggctttgaacgaatcgtcaatgattcaatgatccaTTCATAAATACAACCGCTTGCTTTGATACTgaaagaatgaatgactcgatgattcactcataaaaacagtgacttaccgccacctactggagtttaatgtaatatttaaaagtattacttcatttttatcatcattgtttttattgcatttaaaaaataataataataaatatttaatgcattatttattttacaaaggtatttataaaggtaaaaaatgcactggaaaaatCGATTTAAGAAGgttattgtcccttaatggaaatgTGTAACAGCAGTCAAGTGGAAAAGAGAGGGTGCACAGAAGGATGTTAAATATCTAAGGGGGTACGACACtagaaagtttgagaaccactgaaagAGGATATGTACATTTGCACTGCTACTGCTAATGTGAGGGCAATGTCATTACAGTCTCTACCTTGATTCAAATTTTCATAAGCTTACATGAATTGGTCTAAAGAGAAAAATTTTgactattttgtctaaagacTACATATAAAATAGCTATCAAAACTAATGTTGGTAACTGTAGTTTGCCTAAAAGTAATGGCTAAGacttgacaaaaatgtgatGACTTTtcgtcgactaaaactagactaaaatatgaaagactaaaatgactaaaatgtgaCTAAGACTAAGGAGCATTTTCGTATTAAGATAAAGACTAAGACAAAATCAAAAATGGCTGCCAAAATTAACACtgccttggacctcagaaaacacagtggaccaacaccagcagatgacacggcatcccaaaccatcactgactgtgaaAACTTTAcgctggacctcaagcaacgtggattgtgtgcctctcctctcttcctccagactctgggaccctgatttccaaaggaaatgcaaaatttactttcatcagagaacataactttggaccactcagcagcagtccagtcctttttgtctttagcccggTCGAgccgcttctgacgctgtctgttgttcaagagtggcttgacacaaggaatgcgacagctgaaacccctGTCTTGCATacatctgtgcgtagtggttcttgaagcactgactccagctgcagttcactctttgtgaatctcccccacatttttgaatgggttttgtttcacaatcctctccagggtgcggttatccctattgcttgtacacttttttctaccacatcttttccttcccttcgcctctctattaatgtgcttgggcacagagctctgtgaacagccagcctcttttgcaatgaccttttgtgtcttgcccacCTTGTGCAAGGTTTCAATGATCGTCTTTTGAAcgactgtcaagtcagcagtcttccccatgattgtgtagcctacagaactagactgagagaccatttaaaggcctttgcaggtgttttgagttaattagctgattagagtgtggcaccaggtgtcttcaataatgaaccttttcacaatattctaattttctgagatactgaatttggattttccttagttgtcagttataatcatcaaaattaaaagaaataaacatttgaaatatatcggtctgtgtgtaatgaatgaataaaatatacaagtttcactttttgaatggaattagtgaaataaatcaactttttgatgatattctaattatatgaccagcacctgtatagtGCACTATTAGAGGGTACAGCCATTTGTAGTTGACCATAGAGGAAATTATTGAGTGCACACATTCACTCCCATAATCCACCTCAATGACTAGTGTTCTGATAACTCATGTACACTAAATAGTCAGTGGAAAGTGTGCAACGCTAGTCTGACAAGTAGGCGTGACCaaaattttgttatttataaaacacattttgatgCAAATCTAGCTATctaaatgttgtaatatttattcCACATTGTCATAATATGTTAggaagtcaagtcaaatttatttatatagcgcttttacaattggtaattatttcaaagcagctttacatattagaagcacagaaaaaagggaagtggttagaaataagctgtacaaacaagcgtggtaatatgtaacatatacaagatggtgctacattaagccaatgtcagctgactcccaggggtggaaaaaaacccctaggagaaaaacccagcgtgctaacactgggaaaaaagtcctaggagggaaaaaaccccttggaagatatatataatatatgtaaatagatatggagatcaaaatctaaattatacattttattatagagattaaaaatagattatatataaatatatgtaagcggatacagggattaaaaatcagaattatagatgcagccagaactggatctgtaggcccattgtctcctgggctacattGTAggcaatgtaatgttgacagaactgggctaatatggtcatactttctggttctagtaagaactaaagctgctcggggagattatttataaagtaatcattagtggtagacgtgatggttctacaatatttatggctgggtggtggttttgtagccttggctaattgtattatacacgagactaaataatgatctgatatatcatcgctctgcagtagaatttcaacagcatcaatatcaattccatgcgacagtattagatctagggtatgattacgacaatgagtgggtcctgacacgtgttgtctaactccaatagagtttaaaatgtctgcaaatgccaatccaaatgcgtctttattattatctacatggatattaaaatcaccaacaacaaggactttatccgcagccagtactaactgtgatagaaaatcagcaaattctttgataaagtcagtatggtgccctggtggcctgtatacagtagccagcacaaatgtcaacttacataatgttacataaagcaccatcacttcaaaggaattatatttgaaattcttttgaatgattctgaatatattactataaattacagcaacacctcctcctttgcctttctgtcgaggattgtgtcgatagtcataaccttgaggactagactcatttaaaataatgtaatcgtctggtattagccaggtttctgtcaaacacagcaagtctagtttattttctgtgataatttcatttacaataagtgcttttgaagaaatagatctaatattcagtaacccaagctttatcatttttttatctcatttatctgtgattttcattttttgaacatcaattaaatttttacccttaaaaggtttcggaaattttttgtatttactagttcgaggtacagacacagtctctatgtgataatatctaggtgaaagtgtttctatgtgctgtgaattatctgagttctgtgacgtgaggcagctagcagacggtcggtttagccagtttgtctgcgtcctgatctgggccctggtttgtcatgtttcagctctaagactatttgccaaatttctagatagaagagcagcaccatcccgggagggatgaataccatctcttttcaacagatcaggtctgccccaaaagcttttccaattgtctatgaaacctatattattctgcggacaccacttagacagccagccattgagtgatgataacctgctaactatctcatcactccgacgaacaggaagagggccagaacaaattacttctgctgacattgaatttgcgagttcacacacctctttaatgttaattttagtgatctccgactggcgaagtcgaacatcatttgtgccgacgtggataatgattttagaatatttacgtttagcattagccagcacttttaaatttgctttgatgtcaggtgctctggcccccggcaaacatgtgactatggtggctggtgtctctattttcacgttccgtgtaatagaatcgccaataactagggcactttcaacaggattctcagtgggtgcgtcactgagtggggagaacctgtttgatgttctaatcggaacggaagagtggtgtttgttcttgccattatgccgcctcacggtcacccagttagcctgctgcgtggcttctacaaccggaaacGAATGTGCaatgtttactaggctagtcgcatccaaagcattatctaaggccctttcattctcactatcctcaattaaagtttggatgcgtgtctctaattctgagattctctctgtcagcctgacaatatccctgcatttatcacatgtgtaagtctcactgctgacagaaagagctaagctgtacatgttgcatttaatacacatgataatcgtcggacatgactgaccgtgtgtttgatgaacgccgtccgaaaaactgcaacgcacacgggactcgctggctggatgtctcggtcgcttgccggtgcctggggcgagggtgatgtgcgggacgctgtacctcgcggtggatcgatgaatgccgggcagcaacgtctccacagcttcccgatctggcgaggacagatcagaataacatacatcggataaatccgccatttaatcgacaaggaaggttggtttagaggaaaaaagaaagtagacggtagctagcaggctagcgggctatggctaacactaggtgattacgctggtggattgctagtaataaatcgttccgtttagtaatactatgcaataggttaagtaatctagtgaaaaataagaaagttatattatgtgaataggaataaagagaaggatttaggataaactccacgaagctccgagcgtaggtcagacagcaggcagcagcgttgagcgTCGAGCAGTCGAGGGCCCACTTCAGTGGGgatcaatgggttgaaggtccaaattgcagtttcagtgcagttcAAAGCGCTCACTGGTTGTTTTGTGAAGTCTCACAAAACAACCAGTTCTGGGCAATTTACTCAAAAAATCGATTCAGAGAAAATTGCCTATTACACTATAAGCTGTTTGACAAATGTCTGCCaaattcattcactcatttccattcattcattcagtggactatattagtagAGTGATGTGAgaaatagtgaatgagggtgtTACAGTTCCCTTGtctcccggactccatttcccatgggGAACCCCTGGGCAGGGTTTTGTTGTCACCagagcttgtgaaggctccagacccgccatggctttccAAGGCTCCAGACCTGCCATGGCCAGCCGAGGCTCCTGACCGGCCATGACCAGctgaggctcctgacccgccatggccagCTGAGGCTCCAgtcccgcca
The window above is part of the Chanodichthys erythropterus isolate Z2021 chromosome 3, ASM2448905v1, whole genome shotgun sequence genome. Proteins encoded here:
- the LOC137017108 gene encoding uncharacterized protein, with amino-acid sequence MADLSDVCYSDLSSPDREAVETLLPGIHRSTARYSVPHITLAPGTGKRPRHPASESRVRCSFSDGVHQTHGQSCPTIIMCIKCNMYSLALSVSSETYTCDKCRDIVRLTERISELETRIQTLIEDSENERALDNALDATSLVNIAHSFPVVEATQQANWVTVRRHNGKNKHHSSVPIRTSNRFSPLSDAPTENPVESALVIGDSITRNVKIETPATIVTCLPGARAPDIKANLKVLANAKRKYSKIIIHVGTNDVRLRQSEITKINIKEVCELANSMSAEVICSGPLPVRRSDEIVSRLSSLNGWLSKWCPQNNIGFIDNWKSFWGRPDLLKRDGIHPSRDGAALLSRNLANSLRAET